Proteins found in one Canis aureus isolate CA01 chromosome 19, VMU_Caureus_v.1.0, whole genome shotgun sequence genomic segment:
- the TGFBR3L gene encoding transforming growth factor-beta receptor type 3-like protein isoform X7 codes for MLGATLLLLALLPRIASVPSGSPAPPFPAAPGPWLRRPLFSLELSDAEDAFPRRAGPLEVPADSRVFVQAALARPSPRWGLVLHRCSVTPSSRPAPGPALPLLRGGCPADSSVVLPPPPPPPPRPGAARPVRFSFRLRPVFNASVQFLHCQLSRCRRLRGARRTPAPLTLPPPSLGHPRASPAEPCAPSLPPRPRRPWSPRPWWRWCWPPSCWALRWPPGSASSARVQRPQPPARPRGTRPAAPSPGGPSEQFAGQPLRRLRLHRSLQP; via the exons ATGCTGGGTGCCACGCTCCTGCTGCTGGCCCTGCTCCCCAGGATCGCCTCCGTGCCCAGCGGGTCGCCTG CGCCTCCGTTCCCGGCGGCGCCCGGGCCCTGGCTGCGCCGACCCCTCTTCAGCCTGGAGCTGTCGGACGCGGAGGACGCCTTCCCGCGCCGCGCGGGGCCGCTCGAGGTCCCGGCCGACAGCCGCGTGTTCGTGCAG gcggCCCTGGCCCGTCCCTCCCCGCGCTGGGGCCTGGTCCTGCACCGCTGCTCCGTGACGCCGTCCTcccgcccggccccggggccCGCCCTGCCGCTGCTGCGCGGGGGCTGCCCCGCCGACTCCTCGGTcgtcctcccgccgccgccgccgccgccgccgcgcccgggcGCCGCCCGCCCCGTGCGCTTCAGCTTCCGCCTGCGCCCGGTCTTCAACGCCTCGGTGCAGTTCCTGCACTGCCAGCTGAGCCGCTGCCGCCGCCTCCGGGGAGCCCGCCGGACGCCCGCGCCTCTGACGCTGCCGCCGCCTTCGCTG GGCCACCCAAGGGCGTCCCCGGCCGAGCCGTGCGCCCCGAGCCTCCCGCCCAGGCCCCGGCGGCCCTGGAGCCCGCGCCCGTGGTGGCGCTGGTGTTGGCCGCCTTCGTGCTGGGCGCTGCGCTGGCCGCCGGGCTCGGCCTCGTCTGCGCGCGTTCAG cgcccccagcccccggcccggccccgagGGACTCGCCCAGCggcccccagcccaggaggccccAGTGAGCAG TTCGCAGGCCAGCCTCTCCGTCGGCTTCGGCTACACCGCTCCCTGCAGCCATAA
- the TGFBR3L gene encoding transforming growth factor-beta receptor type 3-like protein isoform X1, with the protein MLGATLLLLALLPRIASVPSGSPAPPFPAAPGPWLRRPLFSLELSDAEDAFPRRAGPLEVPADSRVFVQAALARPSPRWGLVLHRCSVTPSSRPAPGPALPLLRGGCPADSSVVLPPPPPPPPRPGAARPVRFSFRLRPVFNASVQFLHCQLSRCRRLRGARRTPAPLTLPPPSLGHPRASPAEPCAPSLPPRPRRPWSPRPWWRWCWPPSCWALRWPPGSASSARVQRPQPPARPRGTRPAAPSPGGPSEQTAGGQGWAAKGAACVGSSPPLSPGRPSPGMETPATASNQAHQDPTGRGRPRTCSLSPPAPPLLAPSQPGLQINIWSDPLSSEVCVCAWRGCRGQEADGGQGRPKGAVPKQTGAPNPTCLRLNKLRFIPPHPAPAHPPPAVFPEPGLALHPCRLDPGLARALPSSV; encoded by the exons ATGCTGGGTGCCACGCTCCTGCTGCTGGCCCTGCTCCCCAGGATCGCCTCCGTGCCCAGCGGGTCGCCTG CGCCTCCGTTCCCGGCGGCGCCCGGGCCCTGGCTGCGCCGACCCCTCTTCAGCCTGGAGCTGTCGGACGCGGAGGACGCCTTCCCGCGCCGCGCGGGGCCGCTCGAGGTCCCGGCCGACAGCCGCGTGTTCGTGCAG gcggCCCTGGCCCGTCCCTCCCCGCGCTGGGGCCTGGTCCTGCACCGCTGCTCCGTGACGCCGTCCTcccgcccggccccggggccCGCCCTGCCGCTGCTGCGCGGGGGCTGCCCCGCCGACTCCTCGGTcgtcctcccgccgccgccgccgccgccgccgcgcccgggcGCCGCCCGCCCCGTGCGCTTCAGCTTCCGCCTGCGCCCGGTCTTCAACGCCTCGGTGCAGTTCCTGCACTGCCAGCTGAGCCGCTGCCGCCGCCTCCGGGGAGCCCGCCGGACGCCCGCGCCTCTGACGCTGCCGCCGCCTTCGCTG GGCCACCCAAGGGCGTCCCCGGCCGAGCCGTGCGCCCCGAGCCTCCCGCCCAGGCCCCGGCGGCCCTGGAGCCCGCGCCCGTGGTGGCGCTGGTGTTGGCCGCCTTCGTGCTGGGCGCTGCGCTGGCCGCCGGGCTCGGCCTCGTCTGCGCGCGTTCAG cgcccccagcccccggcccggccccgagGGACTCGCCCAGCggcccccagcccaggaggccccAGTGAGCAG ACTGCTGGCGGCCAGGGATGGGCCGCGAAGGGGGCGGCCTGCGTGGGGTCCTCTCCTCCGCTCAGCCCGGGGAGACCCTCCCCAGGGATGGAGACGCCAGCCACGGCCTCGAACCAGGCCCACCAGGACCCGACCGGCCGCGGTCGACCTCGGACCTGCTCCCTgagccctcccgccccgcccctcctcgcACCCTCCCAGCCCGGGCTCCAAATAAACATCTGGTCCGACCCGCTGAGTTCTGAAGTCTGCGTGTGCGCTTGGCGCGGGTGTAGGGGGCAGGAAGCAGATGGGGGCCAGGGGAGACCTAAGGGAGCTGTTCCCAAACAGACAGGCGCACCCAACCCCACCTGCTTGCGTCTGAACAAGCTCCGCttcatccccccccaccccgcacctgCCCACCCGCCTCCGGCGGTCTTCCCGGAGCCAGGCTTGGCTCTCCACCCCTGCCGCCTGGACCCTGGCCTCGCGAGGGCCTTGCCCAGTTCTGTCTAG
- the TGFBR3L gene encoding transforming growth factor-beta receptor type 3-like protein isoform X4, which translates to MLGATLLLLALLPRIASVPSGSPAPPFPAAPGPWLRRPLFSLELSDAEDAFPRRAGPLEVPADSRVFVQAALARPSPRWGLVLHRCSVTPSSRPAPGPALPLLRGGCPADSSVVLPPPPPPPPRPGAARPVRFSFRLRPVFNASVQFLHCQLSRCRRLRGARRTPAPLTLPPPSLRPQPPARPRGTRPAAPSPGGPSEQLSGRCDYNPHIRNEKHEAPSEVTWQKSQHSKKKKKNSPNIRWSWNSNSGTGSPAANLGLCATEGSAGVGQTRAEENSPLSPSAHPHSRRLLAARDGPRRGRPAWGPLLRSARGDPPQGWRRQPRPRTRPTRTRPAAVDLGPAP; encoded by the exons ATGCTGGGTGCCACGCTCCTGCTGCTGGCCCTGCTCCCCAGGATCGCCTCCGTGCCCAGCGGGTCGCCTG CGCCTCCGTTCCCGGCGGCGCCCGGGCCCTGGCTGCGCCGACCCCTCTTCAGCCTGGAGCTGTCGGACGCGGAGGACGCCTTCCCGCGCCGCGCGGGGCCGCTCGAGGTCCCGGCCGACAGCCGCGTGTTCGTGCAG gcggCCCTGGCCCGTCCCTCCCCGCGCTGGGGCCTGGTCCTGCACCGCTGCTCCGTGACGCCGTCCTcccgcccggccccggggccCGCCCTGCCGCTGCTGCGCGGGGGCTGCCCCGCCGACTCCTCGGTcgtcctcccgccgccgccgccgccgccgccgcgcccgggcGCCGCCCGCCCCGTGCGCTTCAGCTTCCGCCTGCGCCCGGTCTTCAACGCCTCGGTGCAGTTCCTGCACTGCCAGCTGAGCCGCTGCCGCCGCCTCCGGGGAGCCCGCCGGACGCCCGCGCCTCTGACGCTGCCGCCGCCTTCGCTG cgcccccagcccccggcccggccccgagGGACTCGCCCAGCggcccccagcccaggaggccccAGTGAGCAG CTTTCAGGTAGATGTGATTATAATCCCCAcattagaaatgagaaacatgAGGCACCCTCTGAAGTAACTTGGCAAAAGTCAcaacattcaaagaaaaaaaaaaaaaacagtcccaACATTCGgtggagctggaattcaaactcGGGCACCGGGTCCCCCGCGGCCAACCTCGGGCTCTGTGCCACAGAGGGGTCCGCAGGCGTCGGACAGACACGGGCCGAGGAGAATTCGCCGCTCAGCCCTAGCGCCCACCCTCACTCCCGCAGACTGCTGGCGGCCAGGGATGGGCCGCGAAGGGGGCGGCCTGCGTGGGGTCCTCTCCTCCGCTCAGCCCGGGGAGACCCTCCCCAGGGATGGAGACGCCAGCCACGGCCTCGAACCAGGCCCACCAGGACCCGACCGGCCGCGGTCGACCTCGGACCTGCTCCCTga
- the TGFBR3L gene encoding transforming growth factor-beta receptor type 3-like protein isoform X3: MLGATLLLLALLPRIASVPSGSPAPPFPAAPGPWLRRPLFSLELSDAEDAFPRRAGPLEVPADSRVFVQAALARPSPRWGLVLHRCSVTPSSRPAPGPALPLLRGGCPADSSVVLPPPPPPPPRPGAARPVRFSFRLRPVFNASVQFLHCQLSRCRRLRGARRTPAPLTLPPPSLRPQPPARPRGTRPAAPSPGGPSEQTAGGQGWAAKGAACVGSSPPLSPGRPSPGMETPATASNQAHQDPTGRGRPRTCSLSPPAPPLLAPSQPGLQINIWSDPLSSEVCVCAWRGCRGQEADGGQGRPKGAVPKQTGAPNPTCLRLNKLRFIPPHPAPAHPPPAVFPEPGLALHPCRLDPGLARALPSSV; the protein is encoded by the exons ATGCTGGGTGCCACGCTCCTGCTGCTGGCCCTGCTCCCCAGGATCGCCTCCGTGCCCAGCGGGTCGCCTG CGCCTCCGTTCCCGGCGGCGCCCGGGCCCTGGCTGCGCCGACCCCTCTTCAGCCTGGAGCTGTCGGACGCGGAGGACGCCTTCCCGCGCCGCGCGGGGCCGCTCGAGGTCCCGGCCGACAGCCGCGTGTTCGTGCAG gcggCCCTGGCCCGTCCCTCCCCGCGCTGGGGCCTGGTCCTGCACCGCTGCTCCGTGACGCCGTCCTcccgcccggccccggggccCGCCCTGCCGCTGCTGCGCGGGGGCTGCCCCGCCGACTCCTCGGTcgtcctcccgccgccgccgccgccgccgccgcgcccgggcGCCGCCCGCCCCGTGCGCTTCAGCTTCCGCCTGCGCCCGGTCTTCAACGCCTCGGTGCAGTTCCTGCACTGCCAGCTGAGCCGCTGCCGCCGCCTCCGGGGAGCCCGCCGGACGCCCGCGCCTCTGACGCTGCCGCCGCCTTCGCTG cgcccccagcccccggcccggccccgagGGACTCGCCCAGCggcccccagcccaggaggccccAGTGAGCAG ACTGCTGGCGGCCAGGGATGGGCCGCGAAGGGGGCGGCCTGCGTGGGGTCCTCTCCTCCGCTCAGCCCGGGGAGACCCTCCCCAGGGATGGAGACGCCAGCCACGGCCTCGAACCAGGCCCACCAGGACCCGACCGGCCGCGGTCGACCTCGGACCTGCTCCCTgagccctcccgccccgcccctcctcgcACCCTCCCAGCCCGGGCTCCAAATAAACATCTGGTCCGACCCGCTGAGTTCTGAAGTCTGCGTGTGCGCTTGGCGCGGGTGTAGGGGGCAGGAAGCAGATGGGGGCCAGGGGAGACCTAAGGGAGCTGTTCCCAAACAGACAGGCGCACCCAACCCCACCTGCTTGCGTCTGAACAAGCTCCGCttcatccccccccaccccgcacctgCCCACCCGCCTCCGGCGGTCTTCCCGGAGCCAGGCTTGGCTCTCCACCCCTGCCGCCTGGACCCTGGCCTCGCGAGGGCCTTGCCCAGTTCTGTCTAG
- the MAP2K7 gene encoding dual specificity mitogen-activated protein kinase kinase 7 isoform X3, with amino-acid sequence MAASSLEQKLSRLEAKLKQENREARRRIDLNLDISPQRPRPTLQLPLANDGGSRSPSSENSPQHPTPPARPRHMLGLPSTLFTPRSMESIEIDQKLQEIMKQTGYLTIGGQRYQAEINDLENLGEMGSGTCGQVWKMRFRKTGHVIAVKQMRRSGNKEENKRILMDLDVVLKSHDCPYIVQCFGTFITNTDVFIAMELMGTCAEKLKKRVQGPIPERILGKMTVAIVKALYYLKEKHGVIHRDVKPSNILLDERGQIKLCDFGISGRLVDSKAKTRSAGCAAYMAPERIDPPDPTKPDYDIRADVWSLGISLVELATGQFPYKNCKTDFEVLTKVLQEEPPLLPGHMGFSGDFQSFVKDCLTKDHRKRPKYNKLLEHSFIKRYEMLEVDVASWFKDVMAKTESPRTSGVLSQHHLPFFR; translated from the exons ccctgcagctCCCGCTGGCCAATGATGGCGGCAGCCGCTCACCGTCCTCCGAGAACTCGCCACAGcaccccacaccccctgcccGGCCCCGCCACATGCTGGGGCTTCCGTCAACCTTGTTCACCCCCCGCAGCATGGAGAG cATCGAGATTGACCAGAAGCTGCAGGAGATCATGAAGCAGACGGGCTACCTGACCATCGGAGGCCAG CGCTACCAGGCAGAAATCAACGACCTGGAGAACCTGGGGGAGATGGGCAGCGGCACTTGTGGTCAGGTGTGGAAGATGCGCTTCAGGAAGACGGGCCACGTCATCGCTGTCAAG CAAATGCGGCGCTCCGGGAATAAGGAGGAGAACAAGCGGATCCTCATGGACCTGGACGTGGTGCTCAAGAGCCACGACTGCCCCTACATTGTGCAGTGTTTCGGGACTTTCATCACTAAC ACGGACGTCTTCATTGCCATGGAGCTCATGGGCACGTGCGCTGAGAAGCTCAAGAAGCGGGTGCAGGGCCCTATCCCCGAGCGGATCCTGGGCAAGATGACGGTGGCG ATCGTGAAGGCGCTGTACTACCTGAAGGAGAAGCATGGTGTGATCCACCGTGACGTCAAGCCCTCGAACATCCTGCTGGACGAGCGGGGCCAGATCAAGCTCTGTGACTTCGGCATCAGTGGCCGTCTTGTTGATTCTAAGGCTAAGACGCGCAGCGCCGGCTGTGCCGCCTACATGGCA CCTGAGCGCATAGATCCTCCGGACCCCACCAAGCCAGACTATGATATCCGGGCTGACGTGTGGAGCCTGGGCATCTCCTTG GTGGAGCTGGCGACGGGACAGTTTCCCTACAAGAACTGCAAGACAGACTTTGAGGTCCTCACCAAAGTCCTGCAGGAAGAGCCCCCGCTCTTGCCCGGACACATGGGCTTCTCAGGGGACTTCCAGTCCTTCGTCAAAGACTG cCTTACTAAGGATCACAGGAAGAGACCAAAGTATAATAAGCTACTT GAACACAGCTTCATCAAGCGCTACGAGATGCTGGAGGTAGACGTGGCTTCCTGGTTCAAGGATGTCATGGCGAAGACTGAGTCACCTAGGACGAGCGGAGTCCTGAGCCAGCACCACCTGCCCTTCTTCAGGTAG
- the MAP2K7 gene encoding dual specificity mitogen-activated protein kinase kinase 7 isoform X1, whose product MAASSLEQKLSRLEAKLKQENREARRRIDLNLDISPQRPRPTLQLPLANDGGSRSPSSENSPQHPTPPARPRHMLGLPSTLFTPRSMESIEIDQKLQEIMKQTGYLTIGGQVPPRWGSVLGWGRGAEAGTSSSSGCPCQRYQAEINDLENLGEMGSGTCGQVWKMRFRKTGHVIAVKQMRRSGNKEENKRILMDLDVVLKSHDCPYIVQCFGTFITNTDVFIAMELMGTCAEKLKKRVQGPIPERILGKMTVAIVKALYYLKEKHGVIHRDVKPSNILLDERGQIKLCDFGISGRLVDSKAKTRSAGCAAYMAPERIDPPDPTKPDYDIRADVWSLGISLVELATGQFPYKNCKTDFEVLTKVLQEEPPLLPGHMGFSGDFQSFVKDCLTKDHRKRPKYNKLLEHSFIKRYEMLEVDVASWFKDVMAKTESPRTSGVLSQHHLPFFR is encoded by the exons ccctgcagctCCCGCTGGCCAATGATGGCGGCAGCCGCTCACCGTCCTCCGAGAACTCGCCACAGcaccccacaccccctgcccGGCCCCGCCACATGCTGGGGCTTCCGTCAACCTTGTTCACCCCCCGCAGCATGGAGAG cATCGAGATTGACCAGAAGCTGCAGGAGATCATGAAGCAGACGGGCTACCTGACCATCGGAGGCCAGGTACCACCCAGGTGGGGCTCGGTCTTGGGGTGGGGGCGCGGTGCAGAGGCTGGCACATCCTCCAGCTCTGGCTGTCCTTGCCAGCGCTACCAGGCAGAAATCAACGACCTGGAGAACCTGGGGGAGATGGGCAGCGGCACTTGTGGTCAGGTGTGGAAGATGCGCTTCAGGAAGACGGGCCACGTCATCGCTGTCAAG CAAATGCGGCGCTCCGGGAATAAGGAGGAGAACAAGCGGATCCTCATGGACCTGGACGTGGTGCTCAAGAGCCACGACTGCCCCTACATTGTGCAGTGTTTCGGGACTTTCATCACTAAC ACGGACGTCTTCATTGCCATGGAGCTCATGGGCACGTGCGCTGAGAAGCTCAAGAAGCGGGTGCAGGGCCCTATCCCCGAGCGGATCCTGGGCAAGATGACGGTGGCG ATCGTGAAGGCGCTGTACTACCTGAAGGAGAAGCATGGTGTGATCCACCGTGACGTCAAGCCCTCGAACATCCTGCTGGACGAGCGGGGCCAGATCAAGCTCTGTGACTTCGGCATCAGTGGCCGTCTTGTTGATTCTAAGGCTAAGACGCGCAGCGCCGGCTGTGCCGCCTACATGGCA CCTGAGCGCATAGATCCTCCGGACCCCACCAAGCCAGACTATGATATCCGGGCTGACGTGTGGAGCCTGGGCATCTCCTTG GTGGAGCTGGCGACGGGACAGTTTCCCTACAAGAACTGCAAGACAGACTTTGAGGTCCTCACCAAAGTCCTGCAGGAAGAGCCCCCGCTCTTGCCCGGACACATGGGCTTCTCAGGGGACTTCCAGTCCTTCGTCAAAGACTG cCTTACTAAGGATCACAGGAAGAGACCAAAGTATAATAAGCTACTT GAACACAGCTTCATCAAGCGCTACGAGATGCTGGAGGTAGACGTGGCTTCCTGGTTCAAGGATGTCATGGCGAAGACTGAGTCACCTAGGACGAGCGGAGTCCTGAGCCAGCACCACCTGCCCTTCTTCAGGTAG
- the TGFBR3L gene encoding transforming growth factor-beta receptor type 3-like protein isoform X5 produces MLGATLLLLALLPRIASVPSGSPAPPFPAAPGPWLRRPLFSLELSDAEDAFPRRAGPLEVPADSRVFVQAALARPSPRWGLVLHRCSVTPSSRPAPGPALPLLRGGCPADSSVVLPPPPPPPPRPGAARPVRFSFRLRPVFNASVQFLHCQLSRCRRLRGARRTPAPLTLPPPSLCQPRDEACAGGGSGSGESLGAAGPHLHTLTQPIVVTVPRPPPRERAVLPRRGRGRGGGRAPGGPGAGPSLRVGLPTGPPKGVPGRAVRPEPPAQAPAALEPAPVVALVLAAFVLGAALAAGLGLVCARSAPPAPGPAPRDSPSGPQPRRPQ; encoded by the exons ATGCTGGGTGCCACGCTCCTGCTGCTGGCCCTGCTCCCCAGGATCGCCTCCGTGCCCAGCGGGTCGCCTG CGCCTCCGTTCCCGGCGGCGCCCGGGCCCTGGCTGCGCCGACCCCTCTTCAGCCTGGAGCTGTCGGACGCGGAGGACGCCTTCCCGCGCCGCGCGGGGCCGCTCGAGGTCCCGGCCGACAGCCGCGTGTTCGTGCAG gcggCCCTGGCCCGTCCCTCCCCGCGCTGGGGCCTGGTCCTGCACCGCTGCTCCGTGACGCCGTCCTcccgcccggccccggggccCGCCCTGCCGCTGCTGCGCGGGGGCTGCCCCGCCGACTCCTCGGTcgtcctcccgccgccgccgccgccgccgccgcgcccgggcGCCGCCCGCCCCGTGCGCTTCAGCTTCCGCCTGCGCCCGGTCTTCAACGCCTCGGTGCAGTTCCTGCACTGCCAGCTGAGCCGCTGCCGCCGCCTCCGGGGAGCCCGCCGGACGCCCGCGCCTCTGACGCTGCCGCCGCCTTCGCTG tGTCAGCCTCGGGACGAGGCGTGCGcgggcggcggcagcggcagcggcgagAGCCTGGGAGCCGCCGGCCCCCACCTGCACACGCTGACGCAGCCGATCGTGGTCACCGTGCCGCGGCCGCCCCCCCGTGAGCGCGCAGTCCTCCCCCGcagggggcgcgggcggggggggggcagggcgcctgggggccccggggccgggccCAGCCTCCGCGTCGGACTTCCCACAGGGCCACCCAAGGGCGTCCCCGGCCGAGCCGTGCGCCCCGAGCCTCCCGCCCAGGCCCCGGCGGCCCTGGAGCCCGCGCCCGTGGTGGCGCTGGTGTTGGCCGCCTTCGTGCTGGGCGCTGCGCTGGCCGCCGGGCTCGGCCTCGTCTGCGCGCGTTCAG cgcccccagcccccggcccggccccgagGGACTCGCCCAGCggcccccagcccaggaggccccAGTGA
- the TGFBR3L gene encoding transforming growth factor-beta receptor type 3-like protein isoform X6 encodes MLGATLLLLALLPRIASVPSGSPAPPFPAAPGPWLRRPLFSLELSDAEDAFPRRAGPLEVPADSRVFVQAALARPSPRWGLVLHRCSVTPSSRPAPGPALPLLRGGCPADSSVVLPPPPPPPPRPGAARPVRFSFRLRPVFNASVQFLHCQLSRCRRLRGARRTPAPLTLPPPSLCQPRDEACAGGGSGSGESLGAAGPHLHTLTQPIVVTVPRPPPRPPKGVPGRAVRPEPPAQAPAALEPAPVVALVLAAFVLGAALAAGLGLVCARSAPPAPGPAPRDSPSGPQPRRPQ; translated from the exons ATGCTGGGTGCCACGCTCCTGCTGCTGGCCCTGCTCCCCAGGATCGCCTCCGTGCCCAGCGGGTCGCCTG CGCCTCCGTTCCCGGCGGCGCCCGGGCCCTGGCTGCGCCGACCCCTCTTCAGCCTGGAGCTGTCGGACGCGGAGGACGCCTTCCCGCGCCGCGCGGGGCCGCTCGAGGTCCCGGCCGACAGCCGCGTGTTCGTGCAG gcggCCCTGGCCCGTCCCTCCCCGCGCTGGGGCCTGGTCCTGCACCGCTGCTCCGTGACGCCGTCCTcccgcccggccccggggccCGCCCTGCCGCTGCTGCGCGGGGGCTGCCCCGCCGACTCCTCGGTcgtcctcccgccgccgccgccgccgccgccgcgcccgggcGCCGCCCGCCCCGTGCGCTTCAGCTTCCGCCTGCGCCCGGTCTTCAACGCCTCGGTGCAGTTCCTGCACTGCCAGCTGAGCCGCTGCCGCCGCCTCCGGGGAGCCCGCCGGACGCCCGCGCCTCTGACGCTGCCGCCGCCTTCGCTG tGTCAGCCTCGGGACGAGGCGTGCGcgggcggcggcagcggcagcggcgagAGCCTGGGAGCCGCCGGCCCCCACCTGCACACGCTGACGCAGCCGATCGTGGTCACCGTGCCGCGGCCGCCCCCCC GGCCACCCAAGGGCGTCCCCGGCCGAGCCGTGCGCCCCGAGCCTCCCGCCCAGGCCCCGGCGGCCCTGGAGCCCGCGCCCGTGGTGGCGCTGGTGTTGGCCGCCTTCGTGCTGGGCGCTGCGCTGGCCGCCGGGCTCGGCCTCGTCTGCGCGCGTTCAG cgcccccagcccccggcccggccccgagGGACTCGCCCAGCggcccccagcccaggaggccccAGTGA
- the TGFBR3L gene encoding transforming growth factor-beta receptor type 3-like protein isoform X2: MLGATLLLLALLPRIASVPSGSPAPPFPAAPGPWLRRPLFSLELSDAEDAFPRRAGPLEVPADSRVFVQAALARPSPRWGLVLHRCSVTPSSRPAPGPALPLLRGGCPADSSVVLPPPPPPPPRPGAARPVRFSFRLRPVFNASVQFLHCQLSRCRRLRGARRTPAPLTLPPPSLGHPRASPAEPCAPSLPPRPRRPWSPRPWWRWCWPPSCWALRWPPGSASSARVQRPQPPARPRGTRPAAPSPGGPSEQLSGRCDYNPHIRNEKHEAPSEVTWQKSQHSKKKKKNSPNIRWSWNSNSGTGSPAANLGLCATEGSAGVGQTRAEENSPLSPSAHPHSRRLLAARDGPRRGRPAWGPLLRSARGDPPQGWRRQPRPRTRPTRTRPAAVDLGPAP; the protein is encoded by the exons ATGCTGGGTGCCACGCTCCTGCTGCTGGCCCTGCTCCCCAGGATCGCCTCCGTGCCCAGCGGGTCGCCTG CGCCTCCGTTCCCGGCGGCGCCCGGGCCCTGGCTGCGCCGACCCCTCTTCAGCCTGGAGCTGTCGGACGCGGAGGACGCCTTCCCGCGCCGCGCGGGGCCGCTCGAGGTCCCGGCCGACAGCCGCGTGTTCGTGCAG gcggCCCTGGCCCGTCCCTCCCCGCGCTGGGGCCTGGTCCTGCACCGCTGCTCCGTGACGCCGTCCTcccgcccggccccggggccCGCCCTGCCGCTGCTGCGCGGGGGCTGCCCCGCCGACTCCTCGGTcgtcctcccgccgccgccgccgccgccgccgcgcccgggcGCCGCCCGCCCCGTGCGCTTCAGCTTCCGCCTGCGCCCGGTCTTCAACGCCTCGGTGCAGTTCCTGCACTGCCAGCTGAGCCGCTGCCGCCGCCTCCGGGGAGCCCGCCGGACGCCCGCGCCTCTGACGCTGCCGCCGCCTTCGCTG GGCCACCCAAGGGCGTCCCCGGCCGAGCCGTGCGCCCCGAGCCTCCCGCCCAGGCCCCGGCGGCCCTGGAGCCCGCGCCCGTGGTGGCGCTGGTGTTGGCCGCCTTCGTGCTGGGCGCTGCGCTGGCCGCCGGGCTCGGCCTCGTCTGCGCGCGTTCAG cgcccccagcccccggcccggccccgagGGACTCGCCCAGCggcccccagcccaggaggccccAGTGAGCAG CTTTCAGGTAGATGTGATTATAATCCCCAcattagaaatgagaaacatgAGGCACCCTCTGAAGTAACTTGGCAAAAGTCAcaacattcaaagaaaaaaaaaaaaaacagtcccaACATTCGgtggagctggaattcaaactcGGGCACCGGGTCCCCCGCGGCCAACCTCGGGCTCTGTGCCACAGAGGGGTCCGCAGGCGTCGGACAGACACGGGCCGAGGAGAATTCGCCGCTCAGCCCTAGCGCCCACCCTCACTCCCGCAGACTGCTGGCGGCCAGGGATGGGCCGCGAAGGGGGCGGCCTGCGTGGGGTCCTCTCCTCCGCTCAGCCCGGGGAGACCCTCCCCAGGGATGGAGACGCCAGCCACGGCCTCGAACCAGGCCCACCAGGACCCGACCGGCCGCGGTCGACCTCGGACCTGCTCCCTga